In a single window of the Chondrocystis sp. NIES-4102 genome:
- a CDS encoding transporter, major facilitator superfamily protein, which translates to MSRVLNFDFKVWILAAGRLLSEIGTGFTLFYAPIFFVNQVGLSSTLVGIALGSGSISGVAGRFLGGQLSDTPGWGRRKTLLVSAAISVAADVVLSFTNNFPTLVLGNLLMGFGIGMYWPATEAAIIDITTIEQRNEAFAITRLADSLGLSLGVVLGGALIANSGNYRALFIIDAISFAVFFSIIYFAIAETYKFQSQASNTKVLQGWSKALSDRSLMVYVAVSILFTIYLSQVQSTMPLYLKNFVQVNTATGFSEKTISGLFTWHIAFAAICQLPLAWLLNRYSRINGLRFSLVFWGIAFSLAWLTGTMTDNTLLWAALTLSVMSLGMVTYTPVASGLVADLAPESLRGVYFSISSQCWAIGYFIGPPLGGWALDNRQVTEYFWLGCAASILIGMGILQYLEQLLKEGGDR; encoded by the coding sequence ATGTCGCGAGTACTCAATTTCGATTTCAAAGTCTGGATTTTAGCAGCAGGTAGACTGTTATCAGAAATCGGGACAGGATTTACATTATTTTACGCACCGATCTTTTTTGTCAATCAAGTGGGGTTATCTTCCACTTTAGTAGGAATAGCGTTAGGTAGTGGATCAATTTCAGGTGTTGCAGGTAGATTTTTAGGAGGGCAATTATCAGATACCCCTGGTTGGGGAAGAAGGAAGACTTTACTAGTTTCGGCTGCCATTTCAGTAGCTGCGGATGTAGTTTTATCCTTTACTAACAACTTCCCGACTTTAGTTTTAGGTAACCTATTAATGGGTTTTGGTATTGGTATGTATTGGCCAGCGACAGAAGCTGCAATCATAGATATAACTACTATCGAACAACGTAATGAAGCCTTTGCCATTACCAGATTAGCAGATAGTTTAGGGTTAAGTTTAGGGGTGGTATTAGGTGGGGCTTTAATTGCCAATTCAGGCAACTATCGAGCCTTATTTATCATTGATGCAATTTCCTTTGCCGTTTTTTTTAGTATAATTTATTTTGCGATCGCCGAAACTTATAAATTTCAGTCCCAAGCTTCCAATACAAAAGTTCTACAAGGTTGGTCTAAAGCCTTGAGCGATCGCTCTTTAATGGTATATGTGGCAGTAAGTATTTTGTTTACCATCTATCTTTCACAAGTACAAAGTACCATGCCCTTATACCTAAAAAACTTTGTGCAAGTGAATACAGCTACAGGTTTTTCAGAAAAAACAATTAGTGGTTTGTTTACTTGGCATATTGCCTTTGCAGCCATCTGTCAATTACCTTTAGCTTGGTTGCTAAATCGTTATAGTCGCATTAACGGTTTGCGTTTCTCTTTAGTCTTTTGGGGTATTGCATTTAGCTTGGCTTGGCTAACAGGCACAATGACTGATAATACTCTCCTGTGGGCAGCTTTAACCCTAAGTGTCATGTCTTTAGGAATGGTTACTTATACCCCCGTGGCTTCGGGTTTAGTGGCGGATTTAGCCCCAGAATCCTTACGTGGTGTATATTTCTCCATAAGTTCCCAATGTTGGGCAATTGGCTATTTTATTGGGCCGCCCTTGGGTGGTTGGGCATTAGATAATCGTCAGGTTACTGAGTATTTCTGGTTAGGCTGCGCTGCTTCAATCTTAATTGGGATGGGAATTTTACAGTATCTAGAACAATTACTTAAGGAGGGGGGAGACAGGTAG
- a CDS encoding beta-lactamase, translated as MLSGKSYIFDTIYSHWIYKTILRVIFSLLILCVSQIYFMQGALAQSNPDQISIEAKELENFLDQYFQEEMEQMHIPGAAIAIVKDGKTLLTKGYGYADLEKKIPVTADKTLFRVGSVSKLFTATAMMQLVDRGLINLEDNVNQYLNDFQIKEDYLQPIRIANILTHTSGFSQQEIGIAARNEAEILPLKEYLIKRQPPRVRPPGILYSYNNYEANLAGHIIETVSGVPFAQYIESNILQPLGMKRSTFAQPLQDNLAAALAVGYEYENGKYKSLPFLYLNIVPAGAMSATATDMTHFMLAHLQNGLYQEQRILSETSAQAMQAQQFSDRPQLPGVGYGFHERFKQEQRILAHSAIFYGYTGLLALIPQQNLGLFIAYNKFEPEFHEQLINRFIDHYYPAAATPQPQPLKNFQQRSNRFVGTYRNLEYSNHTISKISSLLKQVSVSKNQDGFLNVDFLDGFFATKPAQENTTNLVEVKPLLFYRQNDDDYVAFANDQRDRITYMFHPLDLGPAAFERLNWTETIKFQIVLLGFFIITFLSAIARSISRLSKKRTHTNSWARWAWLVAGLVATISLIFPIGLVVTLWLIGFEEIIYGMPKIAIAWFYLPLIASGLTISLPIFSIFALQSRHWSIGQKLHYLVIAIAGLGFIWFLNYWNFLGFKF; from the coding sequence ATGCTAAGTGGGAAATCTTATATCTTTGATACTATCTACTCTCATTGGATATATAAAACGATTTTGAGAGTTATTTTTAGTCTTTTAATCCTTTGTGTAAGTCAAATTTATTTTATGCAAGGGGCGTTGGCTCAATCAAACCCTGATCAGATCTCCATCGAAGCAAAAGAACTTGAAAACTTTCTGGATCAATACTTCCAAGAAGAAATGGAGCAAATGCACATACCAGGTGCAGCGATCGCTATAGTCAAAGATGGCAAAACTTTATTAACTAAAGGTTATGGTTATGCTGATTTAGAAAAGAAAATTCCTGTAACTGCCGATAAAACTTTGTTTCGCGTGGGTTCTGTTTCCAAGTTATTTACAGCTACTGCAATGATGCAATTAGTAGATCGTGGATTAATTAATTTAGAAGATAATGTTAACCAATATCTCAATGATTTTCAAATTAAAGAAGATTACCTTCAGCCAATTAGAATCGCCAATATATTAACCCACACTAGCGGTTTTAGCCAGCAAGAAATTGGCATTGCTGCTCGAAATGAAGCTGAAATCTTACCTCTAAAAGAATACTTAATTAAACGCCAACCGCCCCGTGTAAGACCTCCAGGTATCTTATATAGTTACAATAATTACGAAGCTAATCTAGCAGGGCATATAATAGAAACAGTTTCTGGTGTTCCTTTTGCACAATATATAGAATCTAATATTCTCCAACCGCTGGGAATGAAGCGCAGCACTTTTGCTCAACCTCTTCAAGACAATTTAGCAGCAGCGTTAGCAGTGGGGTACGAATACGAAAATGGAAAATATAAATCATTACCCTTTCTATATTTAAATATAGTTCCTGCGGGTGCAATGAGTGCCACTGCCACAGATATGACTCATTTTATGTTAGCTCATCTGCAAAATGGACTTTATCAGGAGCAACGCATCTTGAGTGAAACCTCCGCCCAAGCAATGCAAGCACAACAATTTAGCGATCGCCCTCAATTACCTGGGGTTGGTTATGGCTTCCACGAGCGTTTTAAACAAGAGCAACGCATCTTAGCCCATAGTGCCATCTTTTATGGCTATACAGGACTGCTTGCTTTAATTCCTCAACAAAACTTAGGGCTTTTTATTGCCTATAATAAATTTGAACCAGAATTCCACGAACAGTTAATTAATCGATTCATAGACCATTATTATCCTGCTGCTGCAACACCTCAACCTCAACCCTTAAAAAATTTTCAACAGCGATCTAATCGTTTTGTCGGCACTTATCGTAATTTGGAATATTCCAATCATACTATCTCGAAAATCTCCTCACTATTAAAACAGGTTAGTGTTAGCAAAAATCAAGACGGGTTTTTAAATGTTGATTTCCTAGACGGCTTTTTTGCAACTAAACCAGCCCAGGAAAACACGACCAATTTAGTAGAAGTAAAACCGTTATTATTCTACCGTCAGAACGATGATGATTATGTTGCTTTTGCCAATGATCAACGCGATCGCATTACCTATATGTTTCATCCCCTAGATCTCGGCCCTGCTGCTTTTGAAAGGTTAAATTGGACTGAGACAATTAAATTCCAAATAGTGCTTTTAGGGTTTTTCATCATAACTTTTTTATCAGCAATTGCCAGAAGTATTTCTCGTCTATCAAAAAAACGCACACATACCAATTCATGGGCGCGATGGGCTTGGTTAGTGGCTGGTTTGGTGGCTACTATAAGCTTGATTTTTCCTATCGGTTTAGTTGTAACTCTGTGGTTGATAGGGTTTGAAGAGATTATCTACGGAATGCCAAAAATTGCGATCGCTTGGTTTTATCTTCCCCTGATCGCTAGTGGTTTAACTATCAGCTTACCCATCTTTAGTATTTTCGCCCTTCAAAGTAGACATTGGAGTATTGGACAAAAATTACATTATTTAGTAATTGCGATCGCAGGATTAGGTTTTATCTGGTTTCTTAATTACTGGAATTTTTTAGGATTTAAGTTTTAA
- a CDS encoding precorrin-6y C5,15-methyltransferase (decarboxylating), CbiE subunit, translating to MSKDHINSTSKNPKWLSIIGIGEDGISGLNSIARSHLDSAAVIVGGERHLAMLPINDLREKLVWTSPIEHSIQEIMQRRGQSVCVLASGDPMCFGIGITLIRRIPISEITIIPAPSAFSLACAYLGWSLTEVELLSLCGRDPALLNAFLYPNARLLILSAGKHTPAIVAKILIAQGYSQSEITVLEHLGGDRQRSFTIKAIDWHNTKVAELNTIAVSCIADSQTIPQSRLPGLPDSAYHHDGQLTKQEIRAITLAALAPLPGQLLWDVGAGCGSIAIEWLRSDVRCRAIAIEQNAARLEYIADNAIALGVPQLQIVAGIAPDILADLPQPHTIFIGGGVTKDDLLQTCWQALPVGGRLVVNSVTVESEQIILQWHSKLGGQLSRIAISKPEPVGKFLGWKAIAPVTQWVVNKK from the coding sequence TTGTCTAAAGATCATATAAATTCAACCAGTAAAAACCCTAAATGGCTATCGATCATTGGCATTGGGGAAGATGGAATATCAGGGTTAAATTCCATTGCGCGATCGCATCTTGATTCAGCAGCCGTAATTGTAGGCGGAGAGCGTCATTTAGCCATGTTACCTATTAATGATTTAAGGGAAAAACTGGTTTGGACTTCGCCTATCGAACATTCCATACAAGAGATTATGCAACGTCGAGGACAATCTGTATGTGTTCTTGCTAGTGGTGATCCGATGTGTTTTGGCATTGGAATTACCCTAATTCGACGTATCCCTATATCCGAAATCACCATTATTCCTGCACCTTCGGCTTTTAGTTTAGCTTGCGCTTATTTAGGTTGGTCGCTAACAGAGGTGGAATTACTAAGTTTATGTGGACGAGATCCAGCTTTACTCAATGCTTTTCTCTATCCTAATGCCCGTCTATTAATTCTTAGTGCGGGTAAACATACACCTGCCATAGTTGCCAAGATCTTAATAGCACAAGGTTATAGTCAAAGTGAAATTACCGTTTTAGAACATTTAGGAGGCGATCGCCAACGAAGTTTTACTATTAAAGCTATTGATTGGCATAATACGAAAGTAGCAGAATTAAATACAATTGCCGTAAGTTGTATTGCCGACTCTCAAACTATCCCCCAGTCTCGTCTTCCTGGTTTACCTGATAGTGCCTATCATCACGACGGACAATTAACCAAACAAGAAATACGGGCAATTACTCTAGCAGCTTTAGCCCCTCTACCAGGGCAACTATTATGGGATGTAGGGGCAGGGTGTGGTTCAATTGCCATTGAGTGGTTGAGAAGTGATGTTAGATGTCGGGCGATCGCGATCGAACAAAATGCTGCAAGATTAGAATATATTGCCGATAATGCTATTGCTTTGGGTGTTCCTCAGCTACAAATAGTTGCAGGCATAGCCCCCGATATTTTGGCAGATTTACCCCAACCTCACACTATCTTTATTGGGGGGGGAGTAACAAAAGATGATTTACTACAGACTTGTTGGCAGGCTTTACCTGTTGGTGGGCGTTTAGTAGTTAATAGCGTAACGGTCGAAAGCGAACAAATTATTTTACAGTGGCATAGTAAATTAGGTGGACAATTATCTCGTATAGCTATTTCCAAACCTGAACCTGTAGGTAAGTTTTTAGGTTGGAAAGCGATCGCCCCAGTTACCCAATGGGTAGTAAATAAAAAGTAG
- a CDS encoding DNA repair protein RadA has translation MAKSKQIYVCNNCGAEYSQWFGLCKECNEFGTISEEPVDVGSGGGYNRGGWQSNTRSNSKLSGVAQPRVSLKFSQIDNDVQQRFPSGYGEFDRVLGGGVVPGSLVLIGGDPGIGKSTLLLQVANKLAHNLPRILYVSAEESGQQVKLRASRLDVAQIPSETEAVVKKKKNSDDGNANSDKENNLYVMPETDLEEILRELESLKPQVAVIDSIQTLHFAALTSSPGSVAQVRECTSALMQVGKRENITLLIVGHVTKEGAIAGPRVLEHLVDTVLYFEGDRYASHRLLRSVKNRFGATHEIGIFEMAERGLVEVDNPSELFLGSRDEATPGTAIIVACEGTRPIVVEVQALVSPTSYTSPRRSTTGIDYNRLQQILAVLEKRVGVPLSKLDAYVSSVGGLGVGEPAADLGVAIAIVASFRDRVVDPRTVLIGEVGLGGQVRLVSQMELRLKEAAKLGFKRAIVPKGQSLPDDLGLEIIPISKVIDAIIAAIPSERSGNFPVVEEEDI, from the coding sequence ATGGCAAAGTCTAAGCAAATATATGTTTGCAATAATTGTGGTGCTGAGTATAGTCAATGGTTTGGGTTATGTAAGGAATGTAACGAGTTTGGGACAATTTCAGAAGAGCCTGTAGATGTAGGATCTGGGGGGGGATATAATCGCGGAGGCTGGCAATCTAACACCCGTTCTAATAGTAAATTATCAGGGGTAGCACAACCTAGAGTTTCGTTAAAGTTTTCCCAAATCGATAATGATGTTCAGCAGAGATTTCCTTCGGGTTATGGGGAATTTGATCGGGTTTTGGGAGGTGGGGTTGTGCCTGGATCTTTGGTTTTAATTGGTGGTGATCCTGGCATTGGTAAATCTACTCTTTTATTACAGGTAGCTAATAAATTGGCTCATAATTTGCCTCGTATTCTTTATGTTTCGGCAGAAGAGTCGGGGCAACAGGTTAAACTGCGGGCTTCACGTTTAGATGTGGCACAAATTCCTTCGGAAACCGAAGCAGTAGTTAAAAAGAAGAAGAATAGTGATGATGGCAACGCTAATTCGGACAAAGAGAATAACCTTTATGTGATGCCAGAGACGGATCTAGAAGAAATTTTACGGGAATTAGAATCTTTAAAACCTCAAGTAGCGGTTATTGATAGTATTCAAACCTTACATTTTGCTGCTTTAACTTCCTCTCCAGGTTCGGTAGCCCAAGTAAGGGAATGTACCTCAGCATTAATGCAGGTGGGGAAAAGAGAGAATATCACTTTATTAATTGTCGGTCATGTTACCAAGGAAGGGGCGATCGCAGGGCCGAGGGTTTTAGAACATTTAGTTGATACAGTCTTATATTTTGAGGGCGATCGCTATGCTTCCCATCGTCTCTTACGTTCAGTTAAAAATCGTTTTGGGGCAACCCATGAAATAGGCATTTTTGAAATGGCGGAACGAGGTTTAGTAGAAGTTGATAATCCTTCTGAGTTGTTTTTGGGTAGTCGGGATGAAGCTACTCCAGGTACAGCTATTATTGTCGCTTGTGAAGGAACACGTCCAATTGTTGTAGAAGTCCAAGCCTTAGTTAGCCCCACAAGTTATACTTCCCCCCGTCGCTCTACTACAGGCATAGATTATAATCGTCTGCAACAGATTTTAGCAGTGTTAGAAAAAAGAGTTGGTGTACCTTTATCTAAATTGGATGCCTATGTTTCTTCCGTTGGTGGGTTAGGGGTGGGTGAACCTGCTGCGGATTTAGGGGTGGCGATCGCCATTGTTGCTAGTTTCCGCGATCGCGTAGTCGATCCTCGTACTGTCTTAATTGGAGAGGTGGGTTTAGGAGGACAGGTACGTTTGGTTTCTCAAATGGAATTACGTTTAAAAGAAGCAGCTAAACTTGGTTTTAAACGAGCGATCGTACCTAAAGGACAGAGTTTACCCGATGATCTGGGACTGGAAATTATTCCAATTTCTAAAGTTATTGATGCAATTATTGCTGCTATTCCTTCGGAACGTTCTGGTAATTTTCCTGTGGTGGAAGAAGAGGATATTTAA
- a CDS encoding two component transcriptional regulator, winged helix family protein, whose amino-acid sequence METNKEKILVVDDEASIRRILETRLSMIGYDVVTAADGEEALETFRNTEPSLVVLDVMMPKLDGYGVCQELRKESDIPIIMLTALGDVADRITGLELGADDYVVKPFSPKELEARIRSVLRRVDKNGAPGIPSSGVIHVGSIKIDTNKRQVYKGDERIRLTGMEFSLLELLVSRSGEPFSRSEILQEVWGYTPERHVDTRVVDVHISRLRAKLEDDPSNPELILTARGTGYLFQRILEAGEE is encoded by the coding sequence TTGGAAACTAATAAAGAAAAAATTTTAGTAGTCGATGACGAGGCAAGCATTCGTCGTATTTTAGAAACTCGTCTTTCGATGATTGGTTATGATGTAGTAACGGCAGCAGATGGGGAAGAAGCTTTAGAAACTTTTCGCAACACAGAACCTAGTTTAGTAGTTCTTGATGTGATGATGCCTAAACTAGATGGGTATGGTGTTTGTCAAGAATTACGTAAGGAATCAGATATCCCTATTATTATGCTAACCGCTTTAGGGGATGTTGCCGATCGCATTACTGGTTTAGAATTGGGTGCTGATGATTATGTGGTAAAACCTTTCTCTCCCAAAGAATTAGAAGCTAGAATTCGTTCTGTTTTACGTAGAGTTGATAAAAACGGTGCGCCTGGTATTCCAAGTTCGGGAGTAATTCACGTCGGCTCAATTAAAATTGATACTAACAAGCGTCAAGTATATAAAGGTGATGAACGCATCCGCTTAACAGGAATGGAATTTAGCCTATTAGAATTACTTGTTAGTCGTTCTGGTGAACCTTTTTCTCGTTCCGAAATTTTGCAAGAGGTTTGGGGATACACTCCTGAACGTCATGTGGATACTCGCGTGGTGGATGTCCATATTTCTCGCCTACGCGCTAAATTAGAAGATGATCCTAGTAATCCTGAACTAATTCTAACAGCTAGGGGAACAGGGTATTTATTCCAACGCATTTTGGAAGCAGGAGAAGAGTAA
- a CDS encoding proline iminopeptidase — translation MRDLYPPIEPYNQGKLKVSKIHTIHYEESGNPQGQPVIFLHGGPGGGITPMYRQYFNPLQYRIVIFDQRGCGQSTPYAELTENTTWDLVEDIEKLREHLGISRWVVFGGSWGSTLALAYSQTHSDRCKGLILRGIFMLRPLEIRWFYQEGASYIYPDAWAEYVKPIPPEEQDDFLSAYYRRLTSSDRSLRLEAARAWSIWEASTSKLIQSPMSIERFGMAEFAEAFARIECHYFMNKGFFKTENQLLENIDRIRHIPAVIVQGRYDVVCPMISAWQLHQAWQEAEFIVIADAGHSVTEPGIQDALIRASDRFAEL, via the coding sequence ATGAGAGATTTATATCCGCCTATCGAGCCTTATAATCAAGGAAAATTAAAAGTTTCTAAGATACATACTATTCACTACGAAGAATCAGGAAACCCCCAAGGACAGCCAGTTATCTTTCTGCACGGTGGGCCTGGAGGCGGTATTACCCCTATGTATCGGCAATATTTTAATCCCCTGCAATATCGTATTGTAATTTTTGATCAGCGAGGTTGTGGACAAAGTACTCCCTATGCTGAACTTACAGAAAATACGACTTGGGATTTAGTTGAAGATATTGAGAAACTTAGGGAACACCTAGGTATTTCTCGTTGGGTGGTATTTGGCGGTAGTTGGGGTAGTACATTAGCACTAGCTTACAGTCAAACCCATAGCGATCGCTGCAAAGGTTTAATTTTAAGGGGAATATTTATGTTGCGTCCCTTAGAAATCCGTTGGTTTTATCAAGAAGGGGCAAGTTATATATATCCAGATGCTTGGGCAGAATATGTAAAACCCATTCCCCCCGAAGAACAAGATGATTTTCTCAGTGCTTATTATCGTCGCTTAACTAGTAGCGATCGCTCCCTACGTTTAGAAGCAGCTAGAGCTTGGTCTATTTGGGAAGCAAGTACAAGTAAACTAATTCAATCTCCTATGAGTATAGAGCGTTTTGGAATGGCAGAATTTGCCGAAGCTTTTGCTCGTATAGAGTGTCATTATTTTATGAATAAGGGATTTTTTAAAACTGAAAACCAACTGTTAGAAAATATTGATCGTATTCGTCATATACCTGCGGTAATTGTGCAGGGAAGATATGATGTAGTGTGTCCGATGATTAGTGCTTGGCAATTGCATCAAGCTTGGCAGGAGGCAGAATTTATTGTAATTGCTGATGCTGGGCATTCAGTAACAGAACCTGGAATTCAAGACGCTTTAATTAGGGCAAGCGATCGCTTTGCTGAGTTATAA